The genomic region GGCCAAAGCCGGGTGGGCGGGGCGTCCTGTTCAACATAGGGCTGATAAGGATCAACGAGGTTTTCGAAGAAACGAAACATGGGGGGAACCCGAAGATAAGTGCGGCGATGGGGTGAAGCGGTGCCTGCAAGCGACCGCCACGACGGGACTGGTCAGCTCAGGCTGAGCGAAACGAAATCCCGTGGTCCATGCCGATCTCCTTCTTGGGTGCGGGTTTGGTAGCGCACCCGGGGCGGATTGTCACGCCCCTTTCGGGGTCAGGAATTCAAGAGGTCATCGCGCGTGGCGGTCAGGCCAGAGGCGAGCCATCGCGCCTCCATCGCCTTGAGCCTTTGGCCCAGCGCTTCGCCTTGGAGGTCGGGCATCAGGTCGGCGGCGGTGATGGGGAAGGTGGCGGCAGCACCCCGGTCAACCTCAGCCTGCCAGCCTTGTGGCGGCGGGGTGCCGAAGCTGGCGGCGCGGGCAAGGACGGCGTCGGTGGCAAGCGTAGGGCCGTGGTGCCAGGCAAGGGCGGCGGGGCTGTCGGTGGCGGCGATGGCGTCGCGTAGGGCGGTCAGATCGCGCGCCTCGCTTCGGGACAGGCGGAGCGCGGTTTCCACATCCGCGCCGCCCAGCACGGCAAGACGGCGCAGCCAGCGTGGCGCGGCATCACCCTCCAGATGAATGAGCGGGGCGAGCGCGCGAGGGTCCGCGCCCGGCAAGACCTGGGCCAGAACGCCCGACACAGCCATGGCCGCCACGGCGGGTGCCGGGTCAGCCGCGCCAAGCAGTTTGCGCAGTTCGGCGCCGATGCGTTCGCGGGAAATCGTCTCTAACCCCGCCGAAAGCGCGGCGCAGGCGGCAAGACCTTCGGCGTCGAGGCCGTGACCCGGGTCTCCATAGGCCGCGTGAAAGCGGAAGAAGCGCAGGATCCTCAGGTAGTCCTCGCGGATGCGGGTTTCCGGGTCGCCGACAAAGCGGACATGGCGGGCCTGCAGGTCGGGCAGGCCGTTCAGCGGATCGAACACCTGCCCCCGAGCGTCGGCGTAAAGCGCGTTCATCGTGAAGTCGCGGCGGGCGGCGTCCTCTTCGATCTGCGTGGAAAAGGCGACCACGGCGCGGCGACCGTCGGTTTCGACATCGCGGCGGAAGGTCGTCACCTCATGTGGCAGGCCATGAGCGATGACGGTGACTGTCCCATGGTCGATACCGGTGGGCACCACCTTGAAATTGGCGTTTTCTGCAATGTTCGACACGTTTTCGGGTATCGCATCCGTTGCCAGATCGACATCCGAAACCGGCACGCCAAGCAGCGCGTTGCGGACACAACCGCCGACAAACAGCGCCCGATGGCCCGCCGCTTCAAGCGCGGCACAAAGGGCCTGCGTCCCCGGATGATCCAGCCAGTTGCCCGAAACTTTCATTCCCGCATCCGATCTGCCAACCCGCGCAGGATACGCGCGGTGGCCCCCCAGATGTAATACGGCCCATAGGGCACGGCGTAGTAGCGCCGCCATTCCCCCATCCAGCGCCGCCGCTGGACGGTGAACATCGCCGGGTCAAGGACGTGGGACAAAGGGACCGTGAAGACCTCATCCACCTCACCCGCTTCGGGGGTCGGGGTGAAATCGCCATGGAGCAGGCCGATGAATGGGGTGATGGAAAAGCCGGTGACTGTCTGATGCAACGGTAGCGTGCCGATCACCTGAACGCGGGCGGGATCAAGCCCGATCTCTTCCCGCGTCTCGCGCAGGGCGGCGGCTTCGGGACCTGCATCGCCCGCATCCACCTTGCCACCGGGAAAGGCAATCTGGCCGGGGTGATGCTTAAGATGCGAAGACCGCTTGGTCAGGATCAGCGCCGCCCCGTCTGGCCGCAGCCAGACCGGCAGCAGGACTGCTGCCGGCCTCAAGGGTTTGTCGGCCGGCGGCTTGATCGCGGAGTTCAGGTCAAAGTCCGAGGACGGCCCGGCCGAACGGGACAGCGCGCGCCGCAATCCCGCTTCGACCCCGTCCGTCATTCTGCCTGTTCGCCCTTGGCGATGGTGCCTTCAAACCCAAGGGTTTTGGGATCAAGCTCGTAATGCGCGCCGCAGAACTGGCAATCGGCGGTGACGATGCCTGCGTCGGTCGTCATCTTGGCGATGTCTTTCTGGCTGTAGATCGACATGGTGTTCACCACCTTGTCGGCCGAGCACGAACAGCCAAAGCGCACGGGCTGGGCATCGAACACCCGGGGGCCCTCTTCATGGAACAAGCGGACCAGCAGGCTGGTAGGCTCCACCGAGGGGCCGATCATCTCCAACTCCTCGACCGTGTCGAGGAGGAGGTTGGCCCGCGTCCAATTCTCCGAATCGGCACCGGAGAGGATGTCGGCATGGGTCAACAGACCGCCCTCGCCGCTGCCCTGATCGGCGGCGACACCGCCCATGGCTGGCATGTGCTGCAGCATCATCCCGCCCGCCCGCCAATGCGCGGGGCGGCCGGGTTCGGTGCTGCGCCCGAAGGCGACAGAGAACCGTGTGGGGATCTGTTCGGACTGGGCAAAGTAAGTCTCGGCACAGGCGGAAAGCGAGCCACCGGCGATGGGGGTGAAGCCCTGATAGGGGGTCATCCCTTCGCCCTGATCCAGCATGACGGCGAAATACCCTTCGCCGATCTGGCTGAAGGGGTTGTCGGTTTCTTCAAGCCTTTCAGCGTCATAGCTGGCGTAGGCGCGGATCCGGGCGGGTTCGCCATCGGCGGTCGGGCCGTAGTAATCGGTGGCGATCAGACGGGCAGCACCCTTGCCGCGCACCTGAAGCGACAGCTTCCAGCGCAGCTTGACCGCCTGGCCGATCAGCGCGGTCAGAAGCGCGGTTTCAGCGACCAGCGCCTCGATCACCGGGGGGTAGGCGTGTTGTTTCAGCACCTGATCCAGCACCCCGTCCAGCCGCGCGACGCGGCCACGGATGCCCGAGGCGTCAAGTTGAAATGGCAGGACGGTATCGTCCCAGGCGATTTGCGAACCAATGGTCATGAGATTTCCTGAAGCTGCCAAAGCTGGCATATCGCGGCTATATAGTCACATCAACCGCAGGTCCAAGGGGCAACGATGATCAGACGTTATGGCGAACCAGCGGAAACCGGGCGGCGCTATACCCGCAGACCAGGGGTTTATGCCATCTTGCTGGACGGCGATCACATCCTTGCCACCCATCAGGCCGAACCGGTGCCCGAGTTTCAGTTGCCGGGCGGTGGCATCGACAAGGGGGAACATCCGATCCCGGCCTTGCACCGTGAAGTCTTTGAAGAAACAGGCTGGAAGATCGCGGTGACCCGGCGGCTGGGGGCGTTTCGCAGGTTCACCTACATGCCGGAATATGACCTTTGGGCGGAAAAGGTCTGCGCGGTCTATCTGGCCCGACCGGTTCGCCGCCTTGGCCCGCCGTCCGAGGCGGGGCATAGCGCGATCTGGCTGCCGGTCGCGGATGCGGTGCTTCGGCTGGGTAATCCGGGGGATCGGGCGATGCTGGCATCATTCCTGTCACTGGATATCCAGAACAACGCCTGAGACATCATCGGGAAACGAATCGCTGCCGGACTGCTGGGTCAGATCCCAGACCAACGCTTCAAGCAGGTCTGACCCGGAAAGATGCGCAGACCGGGTCAGGCTTTGCACCAGCCCCGCTTCGCCAAAGTCCTGACCGGACGGAAGCGGGCATTCCGTGAAACCGTCCGACACCAGAACCAGCCGATCACCGGTGGCAAGGGTCACTTCGGTCCGGTCATAGGTGGCGCCGGGCAGCAGGCCGATAGGCAGGCCACCCTGTCCCAGCCGGACCACCTGACCCGAGCGGCGAAGCAACATCGGGTGCGGATGGCCGGCCTGCACCAGACTGAGCATGCCGGTGCCAAGGTCCATCACCGCGAAGACCATGGTGAAATACTGTTCGGCCTGAATCTCTTCCAGCATCAGGCGGTTGAACCGTTCGGCCACGGCTTCGGGCGGCAAAAGGACCTGCTGGCCGACCAGACCCCGACCGTAGGCAAGGTTCTGTTCGGGCGACGAGCCGGTCAGGAACCCCGCTAGCCGCGCCGTCATCATCGCCGAGGCAACGCCATGACCTGACACGTCGATCGAATAGACCGCAACACGGTTGTCATCCACCCGGAAGCTGCCGACCAGATCACCCCCGACCCGGCCCGAATTGCGCAACATCAGCGATGCCCGCGCCCAGCCGTAGTCACGCACCCGGTCGCGGATCAGCGTTTGCTGCAGCTTTCGCGCCTCGATCAGGTCACGGTCGAGCGAATCATACAGTTTCTGCAGTTCCAGCAGCGTGCTGACGATCATCTTGTTCTTGGCCAGAAGCTCAGCCTGCATTGCCAGCATCCGTTCCCCCGCCCGCAGCCGCGCCCGCAATTCGCTGCTGTCGACCGGCTTGGTCAGAAAATCATCGGCACCCGCCTCCAGCCCGTCAGCGATTTCGGTCTTTTCGGATTTTGAGGTCACAAGCACGAAGTAGCCATAGTTTTCATGGCCCAAGGCCCTGAAATGACGGCAGAATTCAAGGCCAGTCATTCCCGGCATCATCCAGTCGCTGATGATCATGTCCACATTGCCAGCGGCGCAGACCTGCAGGGCGGCGGCGGCGGCTTCGCATTCCGTCACGCGGTATCCCCAGCGGCGCAGTTGCATCGTCAGGATATGCCGCTGCGCCCGGCTGTCATCCACCACAAGCACATGCAGCGGCCGACCGGGCACCGCCTTTCGCTGTTCCACTGACATGGTGCTGGCAGACACGTCTGGCCCCTTCGCCTGTTCCCGCCGGAAATTGGCCGCCCAGCGCTTAACGCATCGTGAAACCTAAAATTGTGCACGCTTGCCTTGGGCTTGCCCGGTTCTGGACCATCAATTGTTCAGGCTGCGGGGCAAGAGTGACGCCTGTGTGGACGAGGGGAAGGGTTGCCATGATTGATTGGAAACGGGTTGAAGACCTGCGCGCCGAGATTGGCCGTGACGGATTCGCCGAAGTCGCCGACATGTTCCTGGAAGAGGCAGATCAGGCCGTGAAGGTCCTGCTGGCCGGCCTGCCCGCGGATGAGGTTGAGGGGCAGTTGCACTTTCTGAAGGGCAGTGCGCTGAACCTTGGTCTGGCCGACCTTGCCGCGATTTGTCAGGATGGCGAGCGCAAGGCAGCTGCCGGATATGGCGCGCTGGTGGATGTGGGGCGGGTGTCGGCCGTCTATCACAGTTCCCGCGCGCTGCTGTTGCGGCGGTTGGCCACCGAAGCCGCAGCCTGACCTAGATCAGGAATTCGGACAGCGCCTCATCCGAGGTGATGTCGCGGAACGCCAGACCCGCGGCATCCATCCGATCGGTGAAGCCGCGAAATCCGTCAGCGTCCTTGGTTTCGATCCCGATCAGGACCGACCCGAAGTTCCGCGCCGATTTCTTCAGGTATTCGAAACGGGTGATGTCATCATCGGGGCCAAGCATGTTCAGAAATTCACGCAGCGCGCCGGGGCGCTGCGGCATCCGGAGGATGAAGTACTTCTTCAGGCCGGAATAGCGCTGGGCGCGTTCCTTGACCTCGGGCAGGCGTTCAAAGTCGAAGTTGCCGCCTGACGTGACACAAACCACCGTCTTGCCCCGGATCAGGTCCGCAAGTTCCGGCAAGACATCCACCGACAGGGCCCCTGCCGGTTCCAGCACGATGCCTTCGACATTCAGCATCTCCAGCATCGTCACGCAGATGCGGTCTTCGGGGGCCAGAAGCACCTGATCGGGGCGGACCCAATCCAGCATCGCAAAATTGGCCGCGCCGATCCGCGCCACGGCAGCGCCATCGACAAAGCTGTTGACGCGCGGCAGCTTGACCGGCGCACCGTCGCGCAGCGCGGCCATCAGGCTGGCGCCGCCAAGGGGTTCGACAAAACGAAAGTCGATCGCGGGCGCCACCTCGCGCAGATAGGCGGTCACGCCTGACGAAAGGCCACCGCCACCGACCGGCAGGATCACCAGATCGGGCGCGCGGCCCAACTGCTCCAGTATCTCGACTGCAACAGAAGCCTGGCCTTCGATCACATCGGGGTCATCGAAGGGCGACAGGAAATGCGCGCCTTTTTCGGTGCAAAAGGCCTGCGCTGCGGCAAGGGTCTGATCGAAATAGTCACCGGTCAGCTGGATCGTGACCT from Tabrizicola piscis harbors:
- a CDS encoding CCA tRNA nucleotidyltransferase — translated: MKVSGNWLDHPGTQALCAALEAAGHRALFVGGCVRNALLGVPVSDVDLATDAIPENVSNIAENANFKVVPTGIDHGTVTVIAHGLPHEVTTFRRDVETDGRRAVVAFSTQIEEDAARRDFTMNALYADARGQVFDPLNGLPDLQARHVRFVGDPETRIREDYLRILRFFRFHAAYGDPGHGLDAEGLAACAALSAGLETISRERIGAELRKLLGAADPAPAVAAMAVSGVLAQVLPGADPRALAPLIHLEGDAAPRWLRRLAVLGGADVETALRLSRSEARDLTALRDAIAATDSPAALAWHHGPTLATDAVLARAASFGTPPPQGWQAEVDRGAAATFPITAADLMPDLQGEALGQRLKAMEARWLASGLTATRDDLLNS
- a CDS encoding CoA pyrophosphatase; protein product: MTDGVEAGLRRALSRSAGPSSDFDLNSAIKPPADKPLRPAAVLLPVWLRPDGAALILTKRSSHLKHHPGQIAFPGGKVDAGDAGPEAAALRETREEIGLDPARVQVIGTLPLHQTVTGFSITPFIGLLHGDFTPTPEAGEVDEVFTVPLSHVLDPAMFTVQRRRWMGEWRRYYAVPYGPYYIWGATARILRGLADRMRE
- a CDS encoding Hsp33 family molecular chaperone HslO gives rise to the protein MTIGSQIAWDDTVLPFQLDASGIRGRVARLDGVLDQVLKQHAYPPVIEALVAETALLTALIGQAVKLRWKLSLQVRGKGAARLIATDYYGPTADGEPARIRAYASYDAERLEETDNPFSQIGEGYFAVMLDQGEGMTPYQGFTPIAGGSLSACAETYFAQSEQIPTRFSVAFGRSTEPGRPAHWRAGGMMLQHMPAMGGVAADQGSGEGGLLTHADILSGADSENWTRANLLLDTVEELEMIGPSVEPTSLLVRLFHEEGPRVFDAQPVRFGCSCSADKVVNTMSIYSQKDIAKMTTDAGIVTADCQFCGAHYELDPKTLGFEGTIAKGEQAE
- a CDS encoding NUDIX domain-containing protein; translation: MIRRYGEPAETGRRYTRRPGVYAILLDGDHILATHQAEPVPEFQLPGGGIDKGEHPIPALHREVFEETGWKIAVTRRLGAFRRFTYMPEYDLWAEKVCAVYLARPVRRLGPPSEAGHSAIWLPVADAVLRLGNPGDRAMLASFLSLDIQNNA
- a CDS encoding SpoIIE family protein phosphatase translates to MSVEQRKAVPGRPLHVLVVDDSRAQRHILTMQLRRWGYRVTECEAAAAALQVCAAGNVDMIISDWMMPGMTGLEFCRHFRALGHENYGYFVLVTSKSEKTEIADGLEAGADDFLTKPVDSSELRARLRAGERMLAMQAELLAKNKMIVSTLLELQKLYDSLDRDLIEARKLQQTLIRDRVRDYGWARASLMLRNSGRVGGDLVGSFRVDDNRVAVYSIDVSGHGVASAMMTARLAGFLTGSSPEQNLAYGRGLVGQQVLLPPEAVAERFNRLMLEEIQAEQYFTMVFAVMDLGTGMLSLVQAGHPHPMLLRRSGQVVRLGQGGLPIGLLPGATYDRTEVTLATGDRLVLVSDGFTECPLPSGQDFGEAGLVQSLTRSAHLSGSDLLEALVWDLTQQSGSDSFPDDVSGVVLDIQ
- a CDS encoding Hpt domain-containing protein — protein: MIDWKRVEDLRAEIGRDGFAEVADMFLEEADQAVKVLLAGLPADEVEGQLHFLKGSALNLGLADLAAICQDGERKAAAGYGALVDVGRVSAVYHSSRALLLRRLATEAAA
- the ilvA gene encoding threonine ammonia-lyase IlvA, whose amino-acid sequence is MTRFSDTAIAATAALRGLFPETPLQRNDHLSVRYGAEIWLKREDLSPVRSYKLRGAFNAMRKVRDRQPAQREFVCASAGNHAQGVAFACRHFGVQGTIFMPVTTPQQKIDKTRVFGGDQVTIQLTGDYFDQTLAAAQAFCTEKGAHFLSPFDDPDVIEGQASVAVEILEQLGRAPDLVILPVGGGGLSSGVTAYLREVAPAIDFRFVEPLGGASLMAALRDGAPVKLPRVNSFVDGAAVARIGAANFAMLDWVRPDQVLLAPEDRICVTMLEMLNVEGIVLEPAGALSVDVLPELADLIRGKTVVCVTSGGNFDFERLPEVKERAQRYSGLKKYFILRMPQRPGALREFLNMLGPDDDITRFEYLKKSARNFGSVLIGIETKDADGFRGFTDRMDAAGLAFRDITSDEALSEFLI